The Trichocoleus sp. FACHB-46 DNA window GAACCGATAGCGGCATCACAGCGCTACAGATGGACATGAAGATCACTGGGCTGTCAATGGAAATCATTTCCAAGGCGATCGCCCAAGCCAAGCCTGCCCGGATGCACATCCTGGATAAGATGTTGGCGACGATCGACCAACCGCGTCAGGAACTCTCACCCTACGCGCCCCGCCTGCTGACGATCAAGATCGATCAAGATTTGATCGGCATGATCATTGGCCCAGGTGGTAAGACGATCAAAGGCATTACCGAAGAAACCGGAGCCAAGATCGACATCGAAGATGATGGCACCATCACCATCTCCGCAGTCGATGGCGAAAAGGCGAAGCGAGCCCGCAACATCATCCAAGGCATGACGCGCAAGCTGAATGCGGGAGATGTCTATGCAGGCCGTGTGACTCGGATTATTCCGATTGGGGCGTTTGTGGAGTTCTTACCTGGCAAGGAAGGCATGATCCACATTTCTCAGTTGGCTGAACACCGGGTCGGCAAGGTGGAAGATGAAGTGGCTGTGGGCGATGAAGTGGTAGTGAAGGTCCGGGAGATTGACAACCGGGGCCGCGTCAACCTGACTCGCCTGGGCATTCATCCTGACGAAGCTGCGGCGGCGCGTGAAGCTGTCACTGCGGAATAAGTAACATCCAGTTTTAGTGAGTGAACTGGTATATCGGTTTACTGGCTATAACTTTTAATTCAAGCGATCGCTTTTTTCCTAACTGGAGAAGGGCGATCGCTTTGAGTTTAATTCTGGGCTAATACTTCACCCTAAACAGCAAGTCGAAGAAGAATAGGTAAAACTGCCCCCTCAAAGCCTTAAACTGGAGGTTGCATTTCAAAGTGTTGTGAGTTTGGCTGAAGCACCCGTGCGCAAAATCGTTATTGCTGGCAACTGGAAAATGTACAAAACCCAGGCAGAATCCCTGGAGTTTTTGCAAGGATTTATGTCCGAATTGGATGCAACCCCAGATGAGCGGGAAGTAGTCGTTTGCGCTCCGTTTACAGATTTAGGACTGTTGTCTAAGAGCTTGCATGGTAGCCGAGTTCAGTTAGGCGCTCAGAACGTTCATTGGGAAGACGTGGGTGCCTACACGGGTGAAATTGCTGGTGCCATGTTGGCAGAAATTGGTGTGCGGTTTGTAGTCGTGGGTCACAGCGAGCGCCGACAGTACTTTGGTGAAACCGACGAAACCGTAAACTTGCGCCTGAGAGCGGCTCAACGGCATGGCCTCACCCCCATTTTGTGTGTGGGCGAAACCAAACAACAGCGCGACGCTGGCGAAACAGAAGCCGTAATTTTTAATCAGTTGGCCAAAGACTTAATCGGCGTTGACCAGCAGAATCTAGTGATTGCCTACGAACCTATCTGGGCGATCGGCACTGGTGATACTTGCGATTCAGCAGAAGCCAATCGCGTGATTGGGTTAATTCGTCAGAAGTTAACCAACGCCAATGTCTCAATTCAATATGGTGGGTCTGTCAAGCCAGACAACATCGATGAGATTATGGCTCAACCAGAGATCGATGGTGCTTTAGTCGGTGGGGCTAGTTTAGACCCTAAGAGCTTTGCCCGGATCGTCAACCACCAAGCGTAGAACCTAGCAACTATACCCAAGCAGGGCACCTACAAGAGGTGCCCCTGTTAAAGACTATTCCAAAGGGGCCTCACTGTTGACCTGGGTCGGCAAGCAGATGGTAAACACGGAACCTTGGCCAAACTCACTCGCAACGGTGATGTCACCCCCCATCATTTGACAGAAACGGCGACTCAGCGATAAACCCAAGCCAGTGCCACCATAGCGACGGGTAGTTGAAGCGTCTGCTTGAGTAAAAGGTTGAAAAATTTGTTGCATCTGCTCTGGGGTAATGCCAATCCCCGTATCAGCAACCTCGAAGATAAAACAGTCTAAGCTTGTAGCTGCTCCTATAGCCAGGCTGGTCTGGCTTTTGTAGACCGTCAGGGTGATCAGCCCTTGCTGCGTGAATTTGGTGGCATTGTTTAACAAATTGCAGAGGACTTGACGCACCTTCATCAAGTCAGCCTGCATAGAACCTAAATTAGCCGCCAGGTTGACCTGTAGCTTGTTATCGTTCTCTCTCAGAGACAGGTAAATGGTGGCAACGACCTCTTCTACTAATGTCGCCAGGTCAAAGGTCTCGATATAGAGATCCATTTTGCCTGCTTCAATTTTGGAGAAATTCAGGATATCGCTGATCAGTGCGAGTAGATGATGTCCGGACCTGCCAATCGTCTCCAAACCAGAAGCAAACTCCTCATGGCCCATTTCTTGCAGTTCTTCTTGAATTAGCTCACTGTAGCCAATCACAGCATTGAGCGGAGTCCGTAACTCATGGCTCATGTTGGCTAGGAAGGTATTTTTGGCCCGATTAGCGGCTTCTGCTGCTTCCTTTGCCGCTTGCAATTTAACCTCCGCTTGCTTCCGCTCAGTCACATCTCGCCAAACGATTAAGCGACCTGTTAAGCGACGGTAGGAGTCAGCCAAGGGAGAAATGCGTAGATCAAAGCAGCGTTCATCCTCGCCAGTGCCAAAGCTGATTTCGGTATGTGCTTCTAAAAGGTTGCCATACTCCTGTAGTAAATGCGGCCACTGGGCCAGCACACGCATGGCAGGTTGTCCGATCGCGGCGGCATTCCACCCAATCATTTGTTGGGCCGCAGGATTGAGGTCTACAATCCGATTTTGGAGGTCTAAAACCATCACGCCATCGCTCATGCTTTCAATGACGGCATCTCTAGCCACAGGCACAATGTCGAGCAGACGAAAGCGGAACAATCCCCAAGCTGTCGCGGCTCCTGTGACTGTGAAAGCAAATGGGGTGAGGTCTAAGTGAGGAAAGGGATTTAAGCGTAAGAGGTAGAGGGCATTAGCGAGCCAAGGCGCGATCGCCCCAATCAATAAAGCCCAAGCTTGCCCCCGATAGAGCTGAGGAGAACGCAGCAACGCTTGCACGACTAGAACTGTGCCCAACCCAGTTATGAGGTAGGAGTAAGCGGCATGAATCCAGAACCCAATGCCGTGGGTCACGCTCAGGAGGGTGTAGGAGCTAATTTGCCCAAGTTCCGTCTGGGACCAAATTAGCCGATGCCACTCGTTCGTCCACACCAGAAAAGACATGACCAGCGGTTCAATGGTCAGCAGGAGCAAGTTTCTCCGAGTCATCCACTTGGTTCGCCCTGTGTACTGGAGGGCAAAGAGTAACCAAGCCGCTGGCACCACCACAATTCCGAAGTACTGAACTTTCCCTGCTAAAACTTTGCTAGCGAGGTCGCTGCTGCTCAGTTCCCAGATATATCCGAGCAACCATTCTGAAACACCCAACATGAACAGGGCAAAGGTGTTAGCAATACTCGCAGAGCGACGCCGCCATGCCAGGTACACGAGGGTAATGGAGACCCCAGCGGCAATGAGGAGCGGAATAGCATAAGGAGTAGACTGCCAGCGCAGCATCCTAGAAAATCCCCACGTTAATAAAGGGGCAGCCTAAAGAGGCTTGTTCAGAAAAAAGTGCATTTTTTCTAGTAACTGATTGAAGTTGACTGGCTTCGTTTCGTATTCATCGCACCCTGCGGCTAGACATCTTTCGCGATCGCCTGCCAGGGCATGGGCGGTCAGCGCGATGATGGGAATGGTGTGGGTGGTAGGAGCAGCCTTGATCTGTTGAGTTGCTTGCCAACCGTCCAGAACGGGTAGGCTCATGTCCATTAGAATCAAGTCGGGTGTCTCTGCTTGGGCGATCGCGATTGCTTGAACCCCATCGGCGGCATGTACAACTTGGTAGCCGCGCTTTTGAAGCCGTCGTAACATCATAAAAGAATTCACCTCGTTGTCTTCAACGAGTAAAATTTTGGTCATATTTTTTTGCTAGCCTACTGGCTCAAAAACGGCTAAATAACGGCTAAATATTATTGCTGTATAACTAAGCGTCTCTATATCTAGTTGTATAGCAAGATGCTGAAATGACCACCGAGTTCCTACGTGGGTTGACTTCACCTTCAGAATAGTCTATTCGGTATCTTTCGCTACTGTATATCTAGTGACTTCAATGCTAATGCGTGCTACCTGGACAATTAGAAATAATCGCTTCGATTGGGGAGCACGTACTTACTTAATGGGAGTTCTGAATGTTACGCCAGACAGCTTTAGTGATGGTGGACAATTTGACTCCTTGGCGACAGCCTTAGAGCAGGCCAAACATTTAGTTGCGGCTGGTGCAGACATTCTAGATATTGGGGGGCAGTCTACCCGACCCCAAGCCACTGAGATAGATGTAGAAACAGAACTGGCGCGGGTAATTCCGGTGATAAAAGCGGTGCGATCGCAACTGGATGTGCCAATTTCGGTGGATACAACCAGAGCGGTTGTCGCTAAAGCGGCGGTAGAGGCTGGAGCTGACATCATCAACGATATTTCGGGTGCAACCTTTGATCCAGAGATGCTATCTACTGTGGCTGCCCTACAAGTCCCTCTGATCTTGATGCATATCCGAGGCACCCCTCAGACAATGCAACAGTTGACTGATTACCAAGACTTAGTCGGCGAGATTCAAGCCTTTTTGCAAGCTCGCATAGAGGCGGCGATCGCGGCGGGAATTAACCCTGTTCACCTAATGATTGATCCAGGGATTGGCTTTGCCAAAACTTACTCGCAAAACTTAGAACTGCTGCGCCGCATCTCAGAGTTTCGAGCGTTAGGTTGCCCGATCTTGGTGGGCCCATCTCGCAAAAGTTTTATTGGTCATATTTTGAATCAGCCGGACCCGCAGCAACGAGCCTGGGGAACAGCGGCTGCTTGTTGTGCCGCGATCGCTGGCGGCGCTGATTTACTACGACTGCATGATGTCCAGGAAATGCGAGATGTTTGCCTTGTAGCAGATGCAATTTGGCGGCAAGAACTGGCTTAACTTACAGGGAAAACCTGCCTGAGTTCAGGATGAAGCACCATTACCAGGACCGCCACCGAGTCCCGGATCAAAACCATCGGGCGTGGTTGGTGTTTCCATCAAGTTCTCCAAAGCTTCGCTCAAAGCCTTCGGGTCCATGAAAATGACTTTGGAGTTAGGACTTTCACTAATTTTTTCATTGGCTTCTACATACCGCTGAGCAATTAGGTACTTCAGCACCTCACTCGTATTGGGTTGAGCTTGCAGCGCTTTCGCAATTAACCGCATCGATTCAACCGTGCCCTCTGCCTCAGAAATGGAAGCCCGCTTGCGAATTTCCGCCGCTCGTTGCTGCGCCATCGATTCTAGGAGGGAGGGAGGCGGTGAAATGTTCTGCACCTCAACCCGCGTTACTTTCACGCCCCAAGCTGCGGTCGCTTCATCGAGCTGATGCAGTAGGGTTTGGTTAATTTCGGAGCGAGATGAATAGGTGTCTTCTACTTTCATTTGGCCCAAAGCCGATCGCAGAGTTGTTAGCACCAGGTTTTTAATCCCCAACTCCACATCTTCTACCGAGTAGAATGCTCGCTCTAGCTCTAGAATCCGCCAATAAACCACTGCATCCGCTTTCAAAGCCACGTTGTCTTTGGTAATGGCTTCTTGGGGTTCTACGTCCAACACCTGCTCCCGTACCGTGTCTTCCAGCACGATGGAGTCTACGAAGGGCACAATAAAGTTCAAACCGGGAGTAAGTTTGCGGTGATAGCGGCCTAGACGTTCTACTAGCGCCTCGTTGCCTTGGTTGATGATTTTTACAGAGCCAACGGTATAACCGACAATGACTAAAGCTAAGGCGGCAAGAATAGACTCCATAAGTCAATCAACTCCCGATGAGTGGGTTGGGCAGAAACGCAGAGCCAAAATTACTCAGACTACGACTTTTCAGTTTAGTGGTTAGTTTAGTCAGCTTGAGGGGAGTCTGTCTGAAATGTTAAGGTCCGGGTAGTTGGCAGGGATAACCAGGAGGGTGTTGCGTTGCCGCCCCACTACATAAACTCGCTGCTGGATTGCGATCGCCACATCTGGCAACTGACAGCAAGCCTGCCAAAGCGTCCCTTCATAGATGACAAGCCCCATTCCACCTGCCGGAATGGCAGTTCTGACCCAAGCTTCGGTATCGTGCTTGAGAGTTTTAGCTTCTTTCGGCATCAGCGATCGCATGAAACTCGCTAGGGTGAAGGACAGCACCCCCCATAAAATCATTTGGGCGAGGGGAGAAGGAACGCCAATGGTGGCGATCGCGGTAATGATGGCGGCGATGCCTAAAGCTGGGATGCTCGGTTCAGGAATCAGCGTCCCTAAGGCTAGGCAGAGCATGCCGCCAATCAGCCACAGACTATGAGCAGGTAGAGTTACCACCAGAGGTGACCAGTGAAGAGGGGATTCGGATACCAGCATTTGCAAGGGAGCTAGGCTACGTCATGCAGCGTCAATCGTGCAGCCCCAAGCTGGTTGGCAAGATAGTTCAGTTGCTAGATCCTACTCCCAGTGTACAAACTGGTGACTCGTTCTGTTGGAATGTAACCAATTGAGCTTTTGCCATCCCAATCAGCTAGAAACGATCAGTTAGAACCTGGACGACGCGAACCGAGTTGCCACGCAGAGCTGCCAAATGAGGCACTAACGGTGTAAAGCACTGAGTTACAAGCCACGAAATAATAGGCCAACGCCGAAACCTGCTGATTTACTTGAGTATTCAGTTGATGGGGTGGCAGGGCTGCTACTTTCATCCAAGGCGCTAAGCTGGCTGGCAATTTTGTGTTCAGGCGTAGCGGAATTTGGGTTGTAGAGAGTGATTGGGCGTAGCCAGAAGTTAAAAACGGTTGGTATTGCTTGGCCTCTGGAGTCAGTTGCTTGATAAAAGCCAAACTCACTCCTTGCAGCAATTGGCGAAGATTTGCAGTTTCTTTGCCTTGCCGTTCTCGCACTAAAGCACTTTGGGTAATCAAGTCACTAAAATTCGCTGGATCACCCACACTCAGATGAGTTCCTCCGATCGCGGTGACTAAATATTTAGGATTAGGCAGTTGGGCGAAAGGTTGTAACTGGTGGGTTAGGGTCGGGGTCAGGCTGTCTTCTGTACCCGTCAAAATCAAAGTTGGCGTCGCGACTCGCTTCAACCCTTCTGGCCCAAA harbors:
- the tpiA gene encoding triose-phosphate isomerase, with translation MRKIVIAGNWKMYKTQAESLEFLQGFMSELDATPDEREVVVCAPFTDLGLLSKSLHGSRVQLGAQNVHWEDVGAYTGEIAGAMLAEIGVRFVVVGHSERRQYFGETDETVNLRLRAAQRHGLTPILCVGETKQQRDAGETEAVIFNQLAKDLIGVDQQNLVIAYEPIWAIGTGDTCDSAEANRVIGLIRQKLTNANVSIQYGGSVKPDNIDEIMAQPEIDGALVGGASLDPKSFARIVNHQA
- a CDS encoding NfeD family protein, which produces MVTLPAHSLWLIGGMLCLALGTLIPEPSIPALGIAAIITAIATIGVPSPLAQMILWGVLSFTLASFMRSLMPKEAKTLKHDTEAWVRTAIPAGGMGLVIYEGTLWQACCQLPDVAIAIQQRVYVVGRQRNTLLVIPANYPDLNISDRLPSS
- the folP gene encoding dihydropteroate synthase, whose protein sequence is MLMRATWTIRNNRFDWGARTYLMGVLNVTPDSFSDGGQFDSLATALEQAKHLVAAGADILDIGGQSTRPQATEIDVETELARVIPVIKAVRSQLDVPISVDTTRAVVAKAAVEAGADIINDISGATFDPEMLSTVAALQVPLILMHIRGTPQTMQQLTDYQDLVGEIQAFLQARIEAAIAAGINPVHLMIDPGIGFAKTYSQNLELLRRISEFRALGCPILVGPSRKSFIGHILNQPDPQQRAWGTAAACCAAIAGGADLLRLHDVQEMRDVCLVADAIWRQELA
- a CDS encoding response regulator; its protein translation is MTKILLVEDNEVNSFMMLRRLQKRGYQVVHAADGVQAIAIAQAETPDLILMDMSLPVLDGWQATQQIKAAPTTHTIPIIALTAHALAGDRERCLAAGCDEYETKPVNFNQLLEKMHFFLNKPL
- a CDS encoding SPFH domain-containing protein, with translation MESILAALALVIVGYTVGSVKIINQGNEALVERLGRYHRKLTPGLNFIVPFVDSIVLEDTVREQVLDVEPQEAITKDNVALKADAVVYWRILELERAFYSVEDVELGIKNLVLTTLRSALGQMKVEDTYSSRSEINQTLLHQLDEATAAWGVKVTRVEVQNISPPPSLLESMAQQRAAEIRKRASISEAEGTVESMRLIAKALQAQPNTSEVLKYLIAQRYVEANEKISESPNSKVIFMDPKALSEALENLMETPTTPDGFDPGLGGGPGNGASS
- a CDS encoding histidine kinase N-terminal 7TM domain-containing protein; its protein translation is MLRWQSTPYAIPLLIAAGVSITLVYLAWRRRSASIANTFALFMLGVSEWLLGYIWELSSSDLASKVLAGKVQYFGIVVVPAAWLLFALQYTGRTKWMTRRNLLLLTIEPLVMSFLVWTNEWHRLIWSQTELGQISSYTLLSVTHGIGFWIHAAYSYLITGLGTVLVVQALLRSPQLYRGQAWALLIGAIAPWLANALYLLRLNPFPHLDLTPFAFTVTGAATAWGLFRFRLLDIVPVARDAVIESMSDGVMVLDLQNRIVDLNPAAQQMIGWNAAAIGQPAMRVLAQWPHLLQEYGNLLEAHTEISFGTGEDERCFDLRISPLADSYRRLTGRLIVWRDVTERKQAEVKLQAAKEAAEAANRAKNTFLANMSHELRTPLNAVIGYSELIQEELQEMGHEEFASGLETIGRSGHHLLALISDILNFSKIEAGKMDLYIETFDLATLVEEVVATIYLSLRENDNKLQVNLAANLGSMQADLMKVRQVLCNLLNNATKFTQQGLITLTVYKSQTSLAIGAATSLDCFIFEVADTGIGITPEQMQQIFQPFTQADASTTRRYGGTGLGLSLSRRFCQMMGGDITVASEFGQGSVFTICLPTQVNSEAPLE